In Gopherus flavomarginatus isolate rGopFla2 chromosome 1, rGopFla2.mat.asm, whole genome shotgun sequence, a single genomic region encodes these proteins:
- the LOC127044199 gene encoding olfactory receptor 52B2-like produces the protein MSALNQTSFHPASFFLIGIPGMEELHIWISIPFSLMYIVTLFGNVTLLFVIVKERSLHEPMYLLLAMLAISDLILSSSTVPKTLSIFWAHSKEISFNACLTQMLFAHISFIAESTILLAMAYDRYIAICDPLRYTTVLTHSVIAKIGLAALARSFCVMFPTLFLLWRLPYCGHNIMPHTYCEHMGIARLACADIAVNIWYGFTTTLLSPGLDVVLIFVSYVLILRAVFRLPSKDARLKAIGTCSSHICVIFVFYVPAFFTFFTHRFGHNIPHNVHILLANLYVLLPPMLNPIVYAVKTKLIWEKMVRMFFKAGQWC, from the coding sequence ATGTCAGCTCTCAATCAAACCAGCTTTcatcctgcctccttcttcctgATTGGCATCCCAGGCATGGAGGAGCTGCacatctggatctccatcccatTCAGCCTGATGTACATCGTCACACTTTTCGGAAATGTTACCTTATTATTTGTCATCGTAAAGGAGCGAAGCCTCCACGAGCCCATGTACCTTTTGCTGGCCATGCTGGCCATCTCTGATCTAATATTGTCTTCCTCTACAGTGCCCAAAACTCTGAGCATATTCTGGGCACATTCTAAGGAAATCTCTTTCAAtgcctgcctgacccagatgCTTTTTGCACATATTAGTTTTATTGCTGAGTCAACAATCCTGTTAGCCATGGCATATGATCGGTATATTGCCATATGTGATCCCTTGAGATACACGACTGTGCTAACACATTCAGTGATAGCCAAAATAGGGCTGGCAGCTCTAGCTAGAAGCTTTTGTGTAATGTTCCCAACACTTTTTCTCCTTTGGAGGCTACCGTACTGTGGACACAACATTATGCCTCACACGTACTGTGAGCACATGGGCATAGCCCGGCTGGCCTGTGCCGACATAGCTGTCAACATCTGGTATGGTTTTACTACAACTCTTTTATCACCAGGACTGGATGTTGTGCTCATTTTTGTGTCTTATGTTCTCATCCTCAGGGCTGTCTTTAGGCTCCCATCCAAGGACGCCCGTCTCAAAGCTATTGGGACGTGCAGTTCCCACATCTGTGTCATATTCGTGTTTTATGTGCCAGCATTCTTCACCTTTTTCACACATCGGTTTGGCCACAACATCCCCCACAACGTTCACATCCTACTGGCCAATCTCTACGTACTCCTTCctcccatgttaaaccccattgTCTATGCAGTGAAAACTAAGCTAATTTGGGAAAAGATGGTCCGCATGTTCTTCAAGGCAGGGCAGTGGTGCTGA